One Dialister invisus DSM 15470 genomic region harbors:
- a CDS encoding ABC transporter ATP-binding protein, which yields MAKQASIELKNLTKEYVTHEGTGTFLAVDHINVSIGSGEFVTLLGPSGCGKTTTLRMIAGFESVSGGDILLDGIRINEMTPDKRDSSMVFQSYALFPHYDVYDNVAYGLVNKKMDKKTIREKVMQMVELVGLKGLEHRMPNQLSGGQQQRVALARALVMEPAVLLFDEPLSNLDAKLRVYMRKEIRKIQQRIGITSVYVTHDQAEAMSLSDKIIIMNKGHIEQVGTPHEVYQHPASRFVADFIGSANFVEAKVSEGDSEGEMIPVSMLNEDFNVHYAGLPVKAGDTVQIVLRPEAIRLADSGDVEAEVISSTYMGAVQEYVVRAGDKELETEEYNPEGKRIYRPGDKVWLRIQRGALHAVKN from the coding sequence ATGGCAAAACAGGCAAGCATAGAATTGAAAAACTTAACAAAAGAATATGTGACGCATGAAGGAACCGGTACGTTCCTCGCGGTAGACCATATTAATGTAAGTATAGGAAGCGGTGAATTTGTAACGCTCTTGGGGCCGTCAGGCTGCGGAAAAACGACGACACTCCGCATGATTGCCGGATTCGAATCTGTTTCCGGCGGAGATATCCTTCTGGACGGGATCCGGATCAATGAAATGACACCGGATAAGCGGGATTCTTCTATGGTATTCCAGAGTTATGCCTTATTTCCCCATTATGATGTGTATGATAATGTAGCATATGGTCTTGTAAACAAAAAAATGGATAAGAAGACCATCAGGGAAAAAGTCATGCAGATGGTGGAACTTGTGGGACTGAAAGGGCTGGAACACCGTATGCCGAATCAGCTTTCCGGAGGCCAGCAGCAGCGCGTGGCTCTTGCCAGGGCGCTTGTCATGGAACCGGCTGTCCTGCTCTTTGATGAGCCTTTATCTAACTTGGATGCGAAACTCCGGGTGTACATGCGCAAAGAGATAAGAAAAATTCAGCAGCGGATCGGCATTACCAGCGTGTATGTCACCCACGACCAGGCGGAAGCCATGAGCCTTTCCGATAAAATTATCATCATGAATAAGGGACATATCGAACAGGTGGGAACGCCCCATGAAGTATACCAGCATCCTGCTTCCCGTTTTGTTGCCGATTTCATTGGCAGCGCCAACTTTGTGGAAGCAAAAGTGAGTGAAGGGGACAGTGAAGGGGAAATGATTCCCGTCAGTATGTTAAATGAAGATTTTAATGTCCATTATGCCGGACTTCCGGTGAAAGCGGGGGATACGGTACAGATCGTTCTCCGCCCTGAAGCGATCAGGCTGGCGGACAGCGGTGACGTGGAAGCGGAGGTGATTTCTTCGACTTATATGGGGGCTGTGCAGGAATATGTCGTCCGTGCCGGTGATAAGGAACTTGAAACGGAAGAGTATAATCCGGAAGGGAAGCGTATTTACCGGCCGGGAGATAAAGTATGGCTCCGCATTCAGCGAGGCGCGCTCCACGCTGTGAAGAACTGA
- a CDS encoding RNA methyltransferase, which translates to MAPVYIGLVHYPIYNKHMEVVTTALTNYDLHDIARTAKTYGVRTYFIIHPIESQREMALRIMTHWKTGGGVHYNPNRKEAFEETALVPSLEDATRQIEKDCGEKPIIVTTDARVYPNTVSYTDMRKKIHEEEKPVFILFGTGFGMTREMMKQFDYIVEPIYGAGSYNHLCVRSAAAIILDRLLGEPWWNTKEGE; encoded by the coding sequence GTGGCGCCTGTGTATATAGGACTTGTCCATTATCCGATCTATAACAAACATATGGAAGTGGTCACGACCGCCCTTACGAACTATGACCTTCATGATATCGCGCGGACGGCGAAAACATATGGCGTACGCACTTATTTCATTATCCATCCCATCGAGAGCCAGCGCGAAATGGCGCTCCGTATCATGACCCACTGGAAAACGGGCGGCGGGGTCCATTATAACCCGAACCGGAAAGAAGCTTTTGAAGAAACAGCTCTTGTACCGTCTCTGGAGGATGCCACCCGGCAGATAGAAAAAGACTGCGGAGAAAAGCCGATTATTGTGACTACGGATGCCCGTGTCTACCCAAATACGGTTTCTTACACGGACATGCGGAAGAAAATCCATGAAGAAGAAAAACCTGTTTTCATTCTTTTCGGGACAGGCTTCGGCATGACCAGGGAAATGATGAAACAGTTTGATTATATTGTAGAACCTATATATGGTGCCGGCAGCTACAACCACCTCTGTGTGAGAAGCGCCGCTGCTATTATCCTTGACCGCCTTTTGGGCGAGCCCTGGTGGAATACAAAGGAGGGGGAATAA
- a CDS encoding NAD(P)-dependent alcohol dehydrogenase yields the protein MKGYAMLKIGSVGWVEKEKPACGAMDAICKPLAIAICTSDVHTVWEGAVGERHDMILGHECCAEVVEVGADVKDFKPGDRVLVPAITPDWNSLEAQAGYAMHSGGMLAGWKFSNFKDGVFAEYFHVNDADGNLAHLPKEINVVDACMLSDMVPTGFHGVELADVQFGDVVLVIGIGPVGLMAVAGTNMRGAARIIAVGSRPVCVEAAKKYGASDIINYKNGPIEDQVMRLTDGKGVDRVIIAGGTVDTFASAVKALKPGGKIGSVNYLGSGDSIRIPRVEWGVGMGHKAIVGGLMPGGRLRMEKLGALVAAGKLDVSLLSTHVYEGWDKLPGALQLMKDKPADVIKPVVVLER from the coding sequence ATGAAAGGTTATGCAATGCTCAAAATCGGCTCTGTAGGCTGGGTTGAAAAAGAAAAACCCGCCTGCGGCGCCATGGACGCTATCTGTAAGCCGCTGGCTATCGCCATCTGCACTTCTGACGTACATACCGTATGGGAGGGTGCTGTCGGTGAACGGCATGACATGATTCTCGGGCATGAATGCTGCGCGGAAGTGGTGGAAGTCGGCGCGGATGTAAAAGATTTCAAGCCGGGCGACCGTGTTCTTGTTCCCGCAATCACCCCCGACTGGAATTCACTGGAAGCCCAGGCCGGATACGCGATGCATTCCGGCGGCATGCTGGCAGGCTGGAAATTTTCTAATTTTAAAGACGGTGTGTTTGCGGAATATTTCCATGTGAATGATGCTGACGGAAATTTGGCGCACTTGCCGAAAGAAATTAATGTGGTAGATGCGTGCATGCTCTCCGATATGGTTCCTACCGGATTCCACGGTGTGGAACTGGCCGATGTGCAGTTTGGCGATGTGGTGCTTGTCATCGGCATCGGCCCTGTGGGGCTCATGGCGGTAGCCGGAACAAATATGCGCGGCGCTGCCCGGATTATTGCCGTAGGCAGCCGCCCCGTATGCGTAGAAGCGGCAAAGAAATACGGAGCATCAGATATCATAAATTATAAAAACGGTCCCATTGAAGACCAGGTCATGCGGCTCACCGACGGTAAAGGTGTGGATCGTGTCATTATTGCGGGCGGTACGGTGGATACATTTGCGTCCGCAGTGAAAGCATTGAAGCCGGGCGGAAAAATCGGTTCTGTGAACTATCTGGGAAGTGGAGACAGTATCCGTATCCCCCGTGTGGAATGGGGGGTAGGCATGGGGCATAAAGCCATCGTTGGCGGACTTATGCCCGGCGGCAGACTCCGTATGGAAAAGCTGGGCGCCCTTGTGGCGGCAGGAAAACTGGACGTAAGCCTTCTTTCCACCCATGTATACGAAGGCTGGGATAAGCTTCCCGGAGCGCTTCAGCTTATGAAAGATAAACCGGCGGACGTGATTAAGCCGGTAGTGGTTTTGGAAAGATAA
- a CDS encoding ABC transporter substrate-binding protein produces the protein MKSIWKKAALAVLAGAMAFSFTGCGGEKKAEAPAAKKESKEITVYMGVVEQSAKVVASEFEKDTGIKVNFVRMSGGETLSRIRAEKNNPQASVWYGGSADSFIMAKKEGLLEAYKSPNAEKIKPEFKDADGYWTGIYQGYLGFILDGRYFDEHKLQPPTSWDDLLKPEFTGQIVMGNPGSASTGYVVVSAIVQSMGEEKGMEYLAKLNKQVKQYTKAGAAPARSAALGEAAIGITYLHNGIRLIKEGNTNVRLSLPEEGTAYELGAVAIIKNAPDMEAAKKFVDWALTKKAQEIGQHNNSYQFLTNPEANPPEEAMKFKDAKLIDYNFQWSGDNRARLLEAWNKAVKE, from the coding sequence ATGAAAAGTATTTGGAAGAAGGCGGCACTTGCCGTTCTTGCAGGCGCTATGGCATTCAGCTTTACAGGCTGCGGAGGGGAGAAGAAAGCGGAAGCTCCGGCGGCGAAGAAGGAATCAAAAGAAATCACCGTATACATGGGAGTCGTAGAACAGTCTGCGAAAGTGGTTGCCAGCGAATTTGAAAAAGATACGGGCATTAAAGTGAACTTTGTCCGTATGAGCGGCGGGGAGACCTTGAGCCGTATCCGCGCGGAAAAGAATAATCCCCAGGCCAGTGTATGGTATGGCGGCAGCGCCGATTCTTTCATTATGGCGAAAAAGGAAGGACTTCTGGAAGCATACAAGTCGCCCAATGCAGAAAAAATCAAACCGGAGTTTAAAGATGCAGATGGATACTGGACAGGCATTTATCAGGGCTATCTCGGCTTTATACTCGACGGCCGTTATTTTGACGAACATAAGCTGCAGCCGCCGACATCATGGGATGATTTGCTGAAGCCGGAATTTACCGGCCAGATTGTCATGGGGAATCCGGGCTCCGCTTCTACCGGTTATGTAGTGGTTTCCGCTATCGTCCAGAGCATGGGTGAGGAAAAAGGCATGGAGTACCTTGCCAAATTGAATAAACAGGTCAAGCAGTATACCAAGGCAGGCGCGGCTCCGGCACGCAGCGCGGCTCTTGGCGAAGCAGCCATCGGCATCACTTATCTCCATAACGGGATCCGTCTGATCAAGGAAGGCAATACGAACGTCCGCCTGTCGCTGCCGGAAGAAGGTACTGCTTATGAATTGGGCGCCGTAGCGATTATTAAGAATGCACCGGATATGGAAGCAGCAAAGAAATTTGTCGACTGGGCTCTTACCAAGAAAGCGCAGGAAATCGGACAGCATAATAATTCCTACCAGTTTCTCACCAATCCGGAAGCAAACCCGCCGGAAGAAGCTATGAAATTTAAGGATGCGAAACTCATTGATTACAACTTCCAGTGGTCCGGCGATAACCGTGCCCGTCTCCTGGAAGCATGGAACAAGGCAGTGAAAGAATAA
- a CDS encoding adenosylcobalamin-dependent ribonucleoside-diphosphate reductase: protein MEHWYDNEISRGILEAKYYHEGETTPQQFIDRVSSVFKGDFRERMKKYITDGDFSPAGRTLYAAGSRGKFKVSMSNCYILPSPEDNLESIFHSNYEIARIFSYGGGIGINISNLRPAGSRVHNVARTSTGAVSFMKIFNTTGEVISQNGRRGAQMVGLNCSHPDIYEFLHIKQNEEKLSSMNISILFTDEFMEAVRDDKEYTLRFHVESTGENIERTIRARDFFREFCETQWDWGDPGALFSDRLNDYHLLAGYDEYQIEITNPCGEFGGNAYNACNLGSINLYNMIDDKFGNAPSLNEEKFKQAVYDGIIALDEIVSYGYETQPLDENRTCIDDWRSLGLGLFGVADALVAMKLAYGSREASAFMENVMKIMLLSALRSSCDRAKMKGTFGRYRREATEKSPIIQMVKELDGGLYEDIRTYGLRNGTLLAIAPTGTISLLMGSFSGGCEPLYKISYERSTHKMEEVNGSFRVYAHSVKDLLRYRHLPLTLTDDEIREKFPWVIESHDVSFMDRVAMQAVMQKYVDNSISSTVNLKNDATPEDIYDIYLAAWESGCKGITVFRDGCRRGNILGIAAKKEEKADGPKPAEGQPVCPECGGKNIRVEGHCAACSDCGWSACSVV, encoded by the coding sequence ATGGAACATTGGTATGACAATGAAATCAGCCGGGGTATTTTAGAGGCGAAATATTATCATGAAGGCGAGACGACGCCGCAGCAGTTCATCGACAGAGTAAGCTCCGTATTTAAGGGGGATTTTCGTGAACGTATGAAAAAATACATCACAGACGGAGATTTTTCTCCTGCCGGAAGGACGCTTTATGCAGCAGGTTCGAGGGGCAAATTTAAAGTATCCATGTCAAACTGCTATATCCTGCCGTCACCGGAAGATAATCTGGAATCCATTTTTCATTCCAATTATGAAATTGCCCGTATTTTTTCCTATGGCGGCGGTATCGGTATCAATATTTCCAATCTCCGTCCTGCAGGAAGCCGTGTACATAATGTGGCACGTACTTCCACCGGTGCCGTTTCTTTCATGAAAATTTTTAATACTACCGGCGAAGTGATCAGCCAGAACGGCCGCCGCGGCGCGCAGATGGTGGGACTTAACTGCAGCCATCCTGATATTTATGAATTTCTCCATATCAAGCAAAATGAAGAAAAGCTGTCCAGCATGAATATCAGCATTCTTTTTACTGACGAATTTATGGAAGCTGTGCGGGACGATAAAGAGTACACCCTCCGTTTCCATGTGGAATCGACCGGTGAAAATATCGAAAGGACGATCCGTGCCCGTGATTTCTTCCGTGAGTTTTGCGAAACCCAGTGGGATTGGGGCGATCCGGGGGCGCTTTTTTCGGATCGGCTGAATGATTACCATCTGCTTGCAGGATATGATGAGTATCAAATTGAAATCACGAATCCCTGCGGCGAGTTCGGCGGCAACGCGTACAATGCGTGCAACTTGGGCAGCATCAATCTGTACAACATGATTGATGATAAATTCGGCAATGCACCGTCTTTGAATGAGGAAAAATTCAAGCAGGCGGTTTATGACGGCATTATTGCTCTTGACGAGATCGTCTCTTACGGTTATGAAACGCAGCCTTTGGATGAAAACAGGACCTGTATTGATGACTGGCGCTCTTTGGGGCTGGGACTCTTCGGCGTGGCCGATGCGCTTGTGGCGATGAAGCTGGCTTACGGAAGCCGGGAAGCAAGCGCATTTATGGAAAATGTGATGAAGATCATGCTCCTTTCTGCACTCCGCTCTTCCTGTGACAGGGCAAAGATGAAAGGTACTTTCGGACGTTACCGCCGGGAGGCGACGGAGAAATCGCCGATTATACAAATGGTAAAAGAGCTGGACGGCGGTCTTTATGAAGATATCCGAACTTATGGTCTGCGGAACGGCACGCTCCTTGCCATCGCGCCGACAGGAACCATTTCCCTTCTGATGGGAAGTTTTTCCGGCGGCTGTGAACCGCTTTACAAAATTTCTTATGAACGTTCCACACACAAGATGGAAGAAGTGAACGGCAGTTTCCGCGTGTATGCCCACAGTGTAAAAGATTTGCTCCGGTACCGTCATCTGCCATTGACTTTGACGGATGATGAAATACGGGAAAAGTTCCCCTGGGTCATTGAAAGCCATGATGTTTCCTTTATGGATCGTGTAGCTATGCAGGCGGTCATGCAGAAGTATGTGGATAATTCCATTTCCAGCACGGTGAATTTGAAAAATGACGCCACGCCCGAAGATATCTACGATATTTACCTGGCGGCATGGGAAAGCGGATGCAAAGGCATTACTGTTTTCAGAGACGGATGCCGCCGGGGAAATATTCTCGGCATTGCCGCAAAGAAAGAAGAGAAAGCCGATGGACCAAAGCCGGCAGAAGGGCAGCCGGTTTGTCCCGAATGCGGCGGAAAGAATATCCGTGTGGAAGGCCATTGTGCTGCCTGCAGTGACTGTGGCTGGTCCGCCTGCAGTGTCGTATAA
- a CDS encoding L-lactate dehydrogenase produces the protein MAIKTRKIGIIGAGNVGSHLALQFAVQGLADEVIFYDINNDKAHGESLDLLDAVSYQPHHFEAYAGTIADMKDADILINASGTPRLPGQTRLDMMDSAVATSKEFIPLIKESGFDGIIISISNPCDIIAEYLQYKLDWPKEKIIGSGTALDSARLQMQLSTQLKVNRRSLTAYLLGEHGDSSMIPWSHVTVAGKPIDELLAEKPGLYHMDAKEVILDKVHKEGYIENTTKGCTEFGVTSATAELVRAIYHNEHKILPCSVYLDGPYGIKDSFASVPVKIGKDGVEDIIELHLTDDEQKELQASVKVLKEHFARAIAL, from the coding sequence ATGGCAATTAAAACAAGAAAAATCGGCATCATCGGTGCGGGAAACGTAGGTTCCCACTTGGCACTCCAGTTCGCAGTGCAGGGACTGGCTGACGAAGTGATTTTCTATGATATTAATAATGACAAGGCCCATGGCGAATCACTTGACCTGCTGGACGCAGTAAGTTACCAGCCCCATCATTTTGAAGCATACGCAGGCACCATAGCCGACATGAAGGATGCCGATATACTCATCAATGCGTCAGGCACACCCCGTCTTCCGGGACAGACACGCCTTGACATGATGGACAGCGCCGTCGCCACAAGCAAAGAATTTATTCCGCTCATTAAAGAATCGGGATTTGACGGAATTATTATTTCCATTTCCAATCCCTGTGATATTATCGCCGAATACCTCCAGTACAAACTGGACTGGCCAAAGGAAAAAATCATCGGCTCGGGAACGGCTCTCGACTCTGCCCGGCTGCAGATGCAGCTGTCTACCCAGCTGAAAGTAAACCGCCGCTCCCTCACCGCTTATCTCTTAGGTGAACACGGGGACAGCTCCATGATTCCCTGGAGCCATGTAACAGTCGCCGGCAAACCGATCGATGAACTCCTCGCAGAAAAACCGGGGCTTTATCATATGGACGCCAAAGAAGTCATTCTCGACAAAGTCCACAAGGAAGGATATATTGAAAATACGACAAAAGGCTGCACTGAATTCGGCGTCACCTCGGCGACAGCAGAGCTGGTCCGCGCGATTTACCATAATGAACACAAGATCCTCCCCTGCTCCGTTTACCTTGACGGTCCGTATGGCATAAAAGACAGTTTTGCTTCCGTTCCCGTCAAAATCGGAAAAGACGGCGTGGAAGACATCATTGAGCTGCATCTGACAGATGACGAGCAAAAAGAACTCCAGGCATCCGTCAAGGTCCTGAAAGAACATTTCGCAAGAGCGATTGCCTTATAA
- a CDS encoding ABC transporter permease — MNKLKSYAVNQLKVTRNTFRDPIIAAVTVSMIAVLLIFVVWPLLEVVKQSLVDTAGNYSFQAYKNIFTMKETYKAFCNTIMLAVIVGILATVIGFLFAYCTSHLQIRGKRIFNLMAMMPMVSPPFSVALSIIMLFGSRGLITYNLLGWTNTNIYGLKGLIFVQTISYFPIAFLLLAGMLRSIDSSIEDAARDLGSSKWRTFSTITVPLVRPGIANAFLLVFIKSVADFANPMAIGGNFSTLATQVYLQAIGSYDVQGGAAVAVVLLDIAMILFILSKYWVEKKTYVTVLGKASRERAMIKDPAVVIPVAGFCFLMTAVVLAIYVLIPIASLIKMWGVDYSFTLAHYKYAFEVGRNAIRDTTLLAVVSTPIAGILGMIVAYLVVRKKFIGRGFINFASLLSISVPGTVIGIGYILTFNDYPLQLTGTAIILIAAFVIRALPIGIRAGVSSLQQIDPGIEEAAADLGSNAGRVFTTVTLPLIKSAFFGGLVYSFIRSMTSISAVIFLVSAKYSLLTVLILDQVEDNQFGVASAFSTILILIVYAAIVGIQLLLGRFGSHNKETASEGEM, encoded by the coding sequence GTGAATAAACTTAAATCTTATGCAGTTAATCAGCTGAAGGTTACGCGGAATACATTCCGTGATCCGATCATTGCGGCAGTCACGGTTTCTATGATTGCCGTGCTTCTTATTTTTGTGGTGTGGCCCCTGCTGGAAGTCGTGAAGCAGAGTCTTGTGGATACGGCAGGCAATTACAGTTTCCAGGCGTATAAGAATATCTTTACGATGAAGGAAACATACAAGGCCTTTTGCAACACCATTATGCTGGCCGTCATTGTCGGTATTCTGGCGACGGTGATCGGGTTTCTTTTTGCCTACTGCACGTCCCACCTGCAGATCCGCGGGAAAAGAATATTTAATCTGATGGCGATGATGCCCATGGTGTCACCGCCGTTTTCTGTGGCATTGTCCATTATCATGCTTTTTGGTAGCCGCGGTCTGATCACTTACAATCTTCTCGGCTGGACGAATACGAATATTTACGGGCTGAAAGGCCTGATTTTTGTACAGACGATTTCTTATTTTCCTATCGCTTTTCTTCTTTTGGCCGGCATGCTGCGGTCTATTGACTCTTCTATTGAGGACGCGGCCCGTGATCTGGGTTCTTCTAAATGGCGTACATTCAGTACGATTACGGTTCCTCTTGTCCGTCCGGGGATTGCCAATGCGTTCCTTTTGGTGTTTATTAAATCGGTGGCGGATTTTGCGAACCCTATGGCTATCGGCGGGAATTTCTCCACACTGGCGACGCAGGTGTACCTGCAGGCTATCGGGAGTTATGATGTGCAGGGCGGCGCGGCGGTGGCCGTTGTCCTACTGGATATCGCCATGATTCTTTTCATTCTTTCCAAATACTGGGTGGAGAAAAAGACCTATGTGACCGTGCTGGGAAAAGCCTCCCGCGAGAGGGCGATGATTAAGGATCCCGCCGTAGTGATTCCGGTGGCAGGCTTCTGCTTCCTTATGACTGCCGTGGTGCTGGCGATTTATGTCCTGATTCCGATTGCTTCTCTGATAAAAATGTGGGGCGTCGATTATTCATTTACTCTTGCCCATTACAAATACGCTTTCGAAGTGGGACGGAACGCGATCCGGGATACTACGCTTCTGGCTGTTGTTTCCACGCCGATTGCCGGTATTCTTGGCATGATTGTCGCGTACCTTGTGGTGCGGAAGAAGTTCATCGGCAGAGGCTTCATTAATTTTGCGTCGCTCCTCAGTATTTCCGTGCCGGGTACGGTTATCGGCATCGGATACATATTGACATTCAATGATTATCCTCTCCAGCTGACAGGCACGGCAATCATTCTTATTGCAGCGTTTGTCATCCGTGCGCTGCCTATCGGTATCCGTGCCGGGGTTTCCAGCCTGCAGCAGATTGACCCCGGTATTGAAGAAGCGGCGGCTGACCTGGGATCCAACGCAGGCCGCGTATTTACCACGGTGACGCTTCCTTTGATTAAAAGCGCTTTCTTTGGCGGTCTTGTGTATTCATTTATCAGAAGCATGACGAGCATCAGCGCGGTCATCTTCCTGGTGTCGGCCAAGTACAGTCTGCTTACTGTTCTTATTCTGGACCAGGTGGAAGATAACCAGTTCGGTGTGGCGTCCGCCTTTTCAACGATATTGATCTTGATTGTATATGCGGCCATTGTGGGAATCCAGCTTCTTCTCGGACGCTTCGGCTCCCATAATAAAGAAACGGCAAGTGAAGGAGAAATGTGA
- a CDS encoding YebC/PmpR family DNA-binding transcriptional regulator gives MSGHSKWENIKRKKGKTDAIRAKITTKISKEITIAARMGGGDPVGNMRLKLALTKAKQNNVPKDNIQRAIAKGVGAASGAGFDEITYEGYGPGGAAVIVECNTDNRNRAAADVRHAFTHHGGSIGTPGCVAWMFKKKGIIVVSKEAADEDTLMMIALDAGAEDVSTDGDSFEITTAPEDFLTVSEALEKEGIAVEASEVTMVPDNTVSLEGDAADVMNKLTSELEELDDVQDVYTNAELPEDME, from the coding sequence ATGTCCGGACATTCCAAGTGGGAAAATATCAAGCGCAAGAAAGGCAAGACGGATGCCATCCGCGCGAAAATTACCACAAAAATTTCCAAGGAAATCACGATTGCTGCCCGTATGGGCGGCGGAGATCCTGTAGGAAATATGCGTTTAAAATTGGCTTTGACAAAAGCAAAGCAGAACAATGTGCCGAAAGATAATATCCAGCGCGCTATTGCCAAAGGTGTAGGCGCCGCTTCCGGTGCGGGCTTTGATGAAATTACTTACGAGGGGTACGGACCCGGCGGCGCGGCGGTTATCGTTGAGTGCAATACGGATAACAGAAACCGTGCGGCGGCGGACGTACGCCATGCCTTTACCCATCACGGCGGCAGCATCGGTACGCCGGGCTGTGTGGCGTGGATGTTCAAGAAAAAAGGCATAATTGTCGTGAGCAAAGAAGCCGCTGATGAAGATACCCTCATGATGATCGCTCTTGACGCAGGTGCCGAAGACGTCTCGACAGACGGAGACAGTTTTGAAATTACGACGGCTCCTGAAGATTTCCTGACCGTTTCCGAAGCATTGGAAAAAGAAGGGATTGCCGTAGAAGCATCGGAAGTGACCATGGTTCCGGATAATACTGTTTCCCTTGAAGGTGATGCGGCGGACGTCATGAATAAGCTTACCAGTGAACTGGAAGAATTGGATGACGTACAGGACGTGTACACCAACGCAGAACTTCCGGAAGATATGGAATAA
- the trmD gene encoding tRNA (guanosine(37)-N1)-methyltransferase TrmD — translation MKIDILSLFPEFIEAFFRQSMIKRALDAGLIEMAVTDPREFSHSRHHQVDDTIYGGGAGMLMQCGPLFEACESVLPQKGPRDRVVFLSPAGIPFTQDKAKELYRDYNHLVLICGHYEGVDHRVEEHLADELISIGDYVLTGGELGAMVISDAVARMVPGVLGDAGSAAGDSFYEPILEYPQYTKPVDYRGWKVPEILVSGHHANIARWRRKEALRRTLKCRPDLLAKLQMTAEDKKLMAEIAGEEEES, via the coding sequence ATGAAAATAGATATTTTATCTTTATTTCCCGAGTTTATAGAAGCATTCTTCCGACAGAGCATGATTAAACGCGCTCTGGACGCGGGGCTCATAGAGATGGCGGTGACAGATCCGCGGGAGTTTTCCCACAGCAGGCATCATCAGGTGGATGATACCATCTATGGCGGCGGTGCGGGAATGCTCATGCAGTGCGGGCCGCTTTTTGAAGCCTGTGAATCGGTACTTCCTCAAAAGGGGCCGCGGGATCGGGTGGTTTTCCTGTCTCCTGCCGGGATCCCTTTTACCCAGGATAAAGCCAAGGAACTTTACCGCGATTATAACCATCTGGTGCTGATCTGCGGACACTATGAGGGAGTAGACCACCGCGTGGAAGAACACCTGGCAGATGAGCTGATTTCCATCGGGGACTATGTCCTCACGGGAGGAGAGCTTGGCGCTATGGTTATTTCCGATGCGGTTGCCCGTATGGTGCCTGGTGTCCTTGGAGATGCGGGCAGCGCAGCAGGCGATTCTTTCTATGAACCGATTCTGGAATATCCTCAGTACACGAAACCTGTGGATTATCGTGGCTGGAAAGTGCCTGAGATACTTGTGAGCGGCCATCATGCAAATATTGCCCGCTGGCGGCGGAAAGAGGCGCTTCGGCGGACCCTGAAATGCCGTCCCGATCTTCTGGCAAAATTACAAATGACGGCGGAAGATAAAAAACTCATGGCGGAAATAGCCGGGGAAGAGGAGGAATCATAG